The following proteins are encoded in a genomic region of Pikeienuella piscinae:
- a CDS encoding DUF2160 domain-containing protein has protein sequence MRLAIALMLFAAPAAAQKAGWGDVGKEAEKPWSFTDAIAPGFWMAWTNATAFFFILIFASIALMGLLEIRNPGGAPRDGVFGLRTTRGDRLFISLLGAAYIFLAWLGLMGTPLYGALAICALWAAFVFWKV, from the coding sequence ATGCGTCTCGCCATAGCGCTCATGCTTTTCGCCGCGCCCGCCGCCGCACAGAAGGCCGGCTGGGGCGATGTCGGCAAGGAGGCGGAGAAGCCCTGGTCCTTCACCGACGCCATCGCGCCCGGTTTCTGGATGGCCTGGACCAATGCGACGGCGTTCTTCTTCATCCTGATCTTCGCCTCCATCGCGCTGATGGGGCTGCTGGAGATCCGCAATCCCGGCGGGGCGCCGCGCGACGGGGTTTTCGGCTTGCGGACGACGCGGGGCGACCGGCTTTTCATCTCGCTTCTCGGCGCGGCCTATATCTTTCTCGCGTGGCTCGGGTTGATGGGAACGCCGCTTTATGGCGCACTCGCGATCTGCGCCCTCTGGGCGGCGTTCGTATTCTGGAAGGTCTGA
- a CDS encoding carbohydrate ABC transporter permease, whose amino-acid sequence MKTANPRAWIFVTPVLLLVAFNAIIPLMTVVNYSVQETFGNNLFFWHGVGWFQELLTSDRFHAALGRQLFFTFTILIIEVPLGVAIALAMPRSGRWVPVCLVLMALPLLIPWNVVGAMWNIFTLPRIGLMGYGLNWLGIDYDMTQSPVAAWVTLIIMDVWHWTSLVVLLAYAGLISIPNAFYQAAKIDGASKWSVFRYIQLPKMKQVLTIAILLRFMDSFMIYTEPFVLTGGGPGNSTTLLSIDLVKIALGQFDLGRAAAMSLIYFVITLLVSWLFYTLMTKDDVE is encoded by the coding sequence ATGAAGACCGCCAACCCGCGCGCATGGATTTTCGTGACGCCGGTTCTCCTTCTCGTCGCCTTCAACGCCATCATTCCGCTGATGACGGTGGTGAACTATTCGGTGCAGGAAACCTTCGGCAACAATCTCTTCTTCTGGCATGGCGTCGGCTGGTTTCAGGAGCTTCTGACCTCCGACCGCTTCCACGCCGCGCTCGGGCGGCAGCTCTTCTTCACCTTCACCATCCTGATCATCGAGGTTCCGCTCGGCGTCGCCATCGCGCTCGCCATGCCGCGCTCGGGCAGGTGGGTGCCGGTTTGCCTCGTCCTGATGGCGCTGCCGCTGCTGATCCCGTGGAACGTCGTCGGCGCGATGTGGAACATCTTCACGCTGCCCCGCATCGGGTTGATGGGCTACGGGCTGAACTGGCTCGGGATCGACTACGACATGACGCAGAGCCCGGTCGCGGCCTGGGTCACCCTGATCATCATGGATGTCTGGCATTGGACCTCGCTCGTCGTTCTCCTGGCCTATGCCGGGCTGATCTCGATCCCGAACGCGTTCTATCAGGCGGCGAAAATCGACGGCGCTTCAAAGTGGTCGGTCTTCCGCTACATCCAGTTGCCGAAGATGAAGCAGGTGTTGACCATCGCGATCCTGCTGCGCTTCATGGACAGCTTCATGATCTATACCGAGCCTTTCGTCCTGACCGGGGGCGGGCCGGGCAACTCCACCACGCTGCTGTCCATCGACCTGGTGAAGATCGCGCTCGGGCAGTTCGACCTCGGCCGCGCGGCGGCGATGAGCCTGATCTATTTCGTCATCACGCTGCTTGTTTCATGGCTGTTCTACACGCTGATGACCAAGGACGATGTGGAGTGA
- a CDS encoding ABC transporter ATP-binding protein, with protein sequence MARITLDRLRHSYMEAPAAEEDWAIKQIDIDWEDGGAYALLGPSGCGKSTLLNIVSGLVRPTEGRVLFDGVDVTALPPDRRNIAQVFQFPVIYDTMTVRQNLAFPLRNRGVEPGRIAARVAEIAEMLELETMLDRRAAGLSADEKQKISMGRGLVRDDVAVVMFDEPLTVIDPHLKWKLRSKLKELHSEVRATMIYVTHDQTEALTFADQVVVMQEGEVVQIGTPVDLFERPGHTFVGHFIGSPGMNLLPCEVRDGAAFLDGAPIAIEGPLKPASGRTEIGVRPEYVSVASDGVPARVLRLADIGRHKVLEAMVGETRVSAIIGPEESAEEGAEIGLAFRPDQTRVYADGWLISEART encoded by the coding sequence ATGGCCAGAATCACGCTCGATCGGCTTCGCCACAGCTACATGGAGGCGCCCGCCGCCGAGGAAGACTGGGCGATCAAGCAGATCGACATCGACTGGGAGGATGGCGGCGCCTATGCGCTGCTCGGCCCGTCCGGTTGCGGAAAGTCGACGCTGCTCAACATCGTTTCGGGCCTCGTTCGCCCGACGGAGGGGAGGGTTCTGTTCGACGGCGTCGATGTCACCGCGCTGCCGCCGGATCGGCGCAACATCGCGCAGGTGTTCCAGTTCCCGGTGATCTACGACACGATGACGGTGCGCCAGAACCTCGCCTTCCCGCTCCGCAATCGCGGGGTCGAGCCGGGCCGGATCGCCGCCCGCGTCGCCGAGATCGCCGAGATGCTGGAGCTGGAGACGATGCTGGATCGGCGCGCCGCCGGACTCTCCGCCGATGAGAAGCAGAAAATCTCCATGGGGCGCGGGCTGGTGCGCGACGACGTGGCGGTGGTGATGTTCGACGAGCCGCTGACGGTGATCGACCCGCATCTGAAATGGAAGCTCCGCTCGAAACTGAAGGAGCTTCACAGCGAAGTCCGCGCAACGATGATCTACGTCACCCATGACCAGACCGAGGCGCTGACCTTCGCCGACCAGGTGGTGGTGATGCAGGAGGGCGAAGTGGTGCAGATCGGTACGCCGGTCGATCTTTTCGAGCGGCCCGGCCACACGTTCGTTGGCCATTTCATCGGCTCGCCCGGCATGAACCTGCTGCCTTGCGAGGTGCGGGATGGCGCGGCGTTCCTTGACGGCGCCCCGATCGCCATCGAGGGGCCGCTCAAGCCTGCCTCCGGGCGGACGGAGATCGGCGTCAGGCCCGAATATGTCAGCGTCGCGAGCGACGGCGTTCCCGCCCGCGTACTCAGACTTGCGGATATCGGCCGGCACAAGGTGCTGGAGGCGATGGTCGGCGAGACCCGCGTCAGCGCCATCATCGGACCGGAGGAAAGCGCCGAGGAGGGGGCGGAGATCGGCCTCGCCTTCCGCCCGGACCAGACGCGGGTTTATGCCGACGGCTGGCTCATATCGGAGGCGCGGACATGA
- a CDS encoding ABC transporter substrate-binding protein, with protein sequence MKRRLLSAVAAIAVVAAAPAVFADAAAAKKWIDAEFQPSVLSKDEQMAEMEWFIQAAEPFSGMEINVLSEGIPTHSYESEVLTKAFEEITGIKVNHQILGEGEVVQAVQTQMQTNRNLYDAYVNDSDLIGTHSRMQLAVNLTDWMAGEAADVTSPTLDLDDFMGTSFTTGPDGKLYQLPDQQFANLYWFRKDWFDDEANKAAFKEKYGYDLGVPINWSAYEDIAEFFTEDVKEIDGVRIYGHMDYGKRAPDLGWRMTDAWLSMAGTGSPGEPNGVPIDEWGIRMEEGSCNPAGASVSRGGAANGPAAVYAIRKWDEWLRKYAPPGAASYDFYQSLPALSQGDVAQQIFWYTAFVADMVKPKSEGNNTVDDEGLPLWRMAPSPHGPYWQEGQKVGYQDVGSWTILKSTPVDRAKAAWLYAQFVVSKTVDVKKSHVGLTFIRDSSVRHESFTERAPKLGGLVEFYRSPDRVRWSPTGINVPDYPKLAQIWWQQIGDVNSGAFTPQEAMDRLANEMDVTMARMQQADEAANVYGGCGPRLNEPKDPSEWLGKGGAKAKLENEKPQGETINYDDLVARWAEAD encoded by the coding sequence ATGAAACGACGTCTGCTCTCCGCCGTGGCCGCGATTGCGGTTGTCGCGGCGGCGCCAGCCGTATTCGCCGACGCGGCGGCGGCGAAGAAATGGATCGATGCCGAATTTCAGCCATCGGTCCTCTCCAAAGACGAACAGATGGCGGAGATGGAATGGTTCATCCAGGCCGCCGAGCCGTTCAGTGGAATGGAGATCAACGTCCTTTCCGAGGGCATTCCGACGCACAGCTATGAGTCGGAGGTGCTGACCAAGGCGTTCGAGGAGATCACCGGCATCAAGGTCAATCACCAGATCCTCGGCGAGGGCGAGGTGGTGCAGGCGGTTCAGACCCAGATGCAGACCAACCGCAACCTCTATGACGCTTATGTCAACGACAGCGACCTGATCGGCACGCACAGCCGCATGCAGCTCGCGGTCAACCTCACCGACTGGATGGCCGGCGAGGCGGCGGACGTGACCTCGCCGACGCTCGATCTCGACGACTTCATGGGGACGAGCTTCACCACCGGCCCGGACGGCAAGCTCTATCAGCTGCCGGACCAGCAGTTCGCCAATCTCTATTGGTTCCGCAAGGACTGGTTCGACGACGAGGCGAACAAGGCCGCGTTCAAGGAGAAATACGGCTACGATCTGGGCGTGCCGATCAACTGGTCGGCCTATGAGGACATCGCCGAGTTCTTCACCGAGGATGTGAAGGAGATCGACGGCGTCCGGATCTACGGCCATATGGATTACGGCAAGCGCGCCCCCGATCTCGGCTGGCGGATGACCGACGCCTGGCTTTCGATGGCCGGCACCGGCTCGCCGGGCGAGCCGAACGGCGTGCCGATCGACGAATGGGGCATCCGGATGGAGGAAGGCTCCTGCAACCCGGCCGGCGCCTCGGTTTCCCGCGGCGGCGCGGCGAACGGGCCGGCGGCGGTCTACGCGATTCGGAAATGGGATGAATGGCTGCGGAAATACGCCCCTCCGGGCGCCGCGTCCTATGATTTCTACCAGTCGCTCCCGGCGCTCAGCCAGGGCGACGTCGCGCAGCAGATCTTCTGGTACACCGCCTTTGTCGCCGACATGGTGAAGCCGAAATCGGAAGGCAACAACACCGTCGACGACGAGGGCCTGCCGCTCTGGCGGATGGCGCCGTCGCCGCACGGCCCCTATTGGCAGGAAGGCCAGAAGGTCGGCTATCAGGACGTGGGTTCGTGGACGATCCTGAAGTCCACGCCGGTCGATCGCGCCAAGGCGGCCTGGCTCTACGCGCAGTTCGTCGTGTCCAAGACCGTCGACGTGAAGAAGAGCCATGTCGGGCTCACCTTCATCCGCGACAGCTCGGTCCGGCATGAAAGCTTTACCGAACGCGCGCCGAAGCTTGGCGGGCTTGTCGAGTTCTACCGCTCGCCCGATCGGGTGCGCTGGTCGCCGACCGGCATCAACGTGCCGGACTATCCGAAGCTGGCGCAGATCTGGTGGCAGCAGATCGGCGACGTGAACTCCGGCGCCTTCACCCCGCAGGAGGCGATGGATCGTCTCGCCAACGAGATGGATGTCACCATGGCCCGCATGCAGCAGGCCGATGAGGCGGCGAATGTCTATGGCGGCTGCGGACCGCGCCTGAACGAGCCGAAGGACCCTTCGGAATGGCTCGGCAAGGGCGGGGCGAAAGCCAAGCTCGAAAACGAGAAGCCGCAGGGTGAGACCATCAACTACGACGATCTGGTCGCCCGCTGGGCGGAGGCTGACTGA
- a CDS encoding DeoR/GlpR family DNA-binding transcription regulator produces the protein MQLTARQNEILARIRREGRVEVETLAAGFNVTTQTIRRDLNLLSERGLAARVHGGARFTNSISNVGYEERRSQASAAKEAIGARTAALIPDSCSVMLNIGTTTEQVARALAGHDDLVVISNNVNVINTLIGSSAKELILAGGVVRPTDGAIVGEEAVDFISRYKVDYAVIGASAIDIDGAVLDYDSREVSVARAILRNARARILVSDALKFDRSAPVRICDIAEIDIFVTDRGPPDPFMEAAARGETEVLIAEPGLEALDDCA, from the coding sequence GTGCAGTTGACCGCCCGACAGAACGAGATTCTCGCGCGCATCCGTCGCGAAGGCAGGGTCGAGGTCGAAACGCTCGCCGCGGGGTTCAACGTCACCACGCAGACGATCAGGCGCGATCTGAACCTTCTGTCTGAACGCGGCCTCGCCGCGCGCGTTCATGGCGGCGCGCGCTTCACCAATTCGATCTCGAATGTCGGCTACGAGGAGCGCCGGAGCCAGGCCAGCGCCGCGAAGGAGGCGATCGGCGCGCGCACCGCCGCGCTGATCCCGGACAGCTGCTCGGTGATGCTGAATATCGGCACCACGACGGAGCAGGTCGCCCGCGCCCTCGCCGGCCATGACGATCTCGTGGTGATCTCCAACAACGTCAACGTCATCAACACGCTGATCGGCTCGTCCGCGAAGGAGCTGATCCTCGCCGGCGGCGTCGTGCGCCCGACCGACGGCGCGATCGTCGGTGAGGAGGCCGTCGATTTCATCTCGCGTTACAAGGTCGATTACGCGGTGATCGGCGCCTCGGCCATCGATATCGACGGCGCGGTGCTCGATTACGACTCGCGCGAGGTTTCCGTGGCGCGCGCGATCCTGCGGAACGCCAGAGCGCGCATTCTCGTCTCCGACGCGCTGAAATTCGACCGCTCCGCCCCGGTCAGGATCTGCGATATCGCGGAAATCGACATCTTCGTCACCGACCGGGGGCCACCCGACCCGTTCATGGAGGCGGCGGCGCGCGGCGAGACCGAGGTCCTCATCGCGGAGCCGGGGCTGGAGGCGCTCGATGACTGCGCCTGA
- a CDS encoding carbohydrate ABC transporter permease: protein MKPRAIVPILYILFLMLPIYWLLSMSFKTTNEILAGFSFLPSVWTLENYRVIFTDPTWYWGYFNSIIYVSLNTVISVTAALPAAYAFSRYRFLGDKHLFFWLLTNRMAPPAVFALPFFQLYSAVGLFDTHIAVALAHCLFNIPLAVWILEGFMSGVPKELDETAYVDGYSFPRFFTKIFLPNIAAGVGVAAFFCFMFSWVELLLAKTLTAVEAKPIAATMTRTASSAGYELGLLAAAGCLTIIPGAVVIYFVRNYIAKGFALGRV from the coding sequence ATGAAACCCCGAGCGATCGTTCCCATCCTCTACATCCTCTTCCTCATGCTGCCGATCTACTGGCTGCTGTCGATGAGCTTCAAGACGACGAACGAGATCCTCGCCGGGTTCTCGTTCCTGCCTTCGGTCTGGACGCTGGAGAATTACCGGGTGATCTTCACCGATCCGACCTGGTATTGGGGTTACTTCAACTCGATCATCTATGTCTCCTTGAACACGGTGATTTCAGTCACCGCCGCACTGCCTGCGGCCTATGCGTTCTCGCGCTATCGCTTTCTCGGCGACAAGCATCTCTTCTTCTGGCTGCTCACCAACCGCATGGCCCCGCCGGCGGTTTTCGCGTTGCCGTTCTTCCAGCTCTATTCGGCGGTCGGCCTGTTCGATACGCATATCGCCGTCGCGCTCGCGCATTGCCTTTTCAACATCCCGCTCGCGGTCTGGATTCTGGAGGGGTTCATGTCCGGCGTGCCGAAGGAGCTGGACGAGACCGCCTATGTCGACGGCTATTCCTTCCCGCGTTTCTTCACGAAGATCTTCCTGCCGAACATCGCCGCCGGGGTCGGGGTCGCCGCCTTCTTCTGCTTCATGTTCTCATGGGTCGAACTCTTGCTCGCCAAGACCCTCACGGCGGTGGAGGCGAAGCCGATCGCGGCGACGATGACACGGACCGCATCCTCCGCCGGGTATGAGCTGGGATTGCTGGCGGCGGCAGGGTGCCTCACCATCATTCCGGGCGCGGTGGTGATCTATTTCGTCCGCAACTACATCGCCAAGGGCTTCGCCCTCGGCCGGGTCTGA
- the glpD gene encoding glycerol-3-phosphate dehydrogenase → MTAPETGSGENRAYDLLIIGGGVNGCGIARDAAGRGLSVLLVEMGDLGGATSSASTKLFHGGLRYLEYFEFRLVREALIERETLLRAMPHISWPLRFVLPINPDLRYTEDTSSLGWILTRFAPFLRGRRPAWLTRIGLFVYDHLGGRKILPATSTLDLSNHAAGKPLKPKFSKAFEYSDCWVEDSRLVALNARDAAARGAKILPRTRCETAARAGGLWQAELVDTETGESRQVRARALVNAGGPWVGDVLNGRLHQNSREGVRLVRGSHIVTRRLFDHDQPYFLQQPDGRIIFAIPYETDFTLIGTTDKDHEGPPGAPICTDEERDYLLAAASHYFAKEVTAADIVWSYSGVRPLYDDHASSATAATRDYVLSLGDEAGAAPLLNVFGGKITTYRRLSEEAVDKLSDYFPGTPKGWTGGVPLPGGDFPYDGAAALTARLMGAFRFLDETWARRLVRAYGTDAEKMLDGAASAAELGRDFGATLTEREVRWLIAHEWARSAEDVIWRRSKLGLRLDEAQKAAFSAWMTEEARKAVDA, encoded by the coding sequence ATGACTGCGCCTGAAACCGGATCGGGGGAGAACCGCGCCTACGACCTTCTGATCATCGGCGGCGGCGTCAACGGCTGCGGGATCGCGCGCGACGCCGCGGGCCGCGGGCTTTCGGTGCTGCTGGTGGAGATGGGCGATCTCGGCGGCGCCACATCCTCCGCCTCCACCAAGCTCTTCCACGGCGGCCTGCGGTATCTGGAGTATTTCGAGTTCCGCCTGGTCCGCGAAGCGCTGATCGAACGCGAGACGCTGCTGCGCGCCATGCCGCATATTTCATGGCCGCTGCGCTTCGTGCTGCCGATCAATCCCGACCTTCGCTATACGGAGGACACCTCCTCGCTCGGCTGGATCCTGACCCGCTTCGCGCCGTTCCTGCGCGGTCGGCGGCCCGCCTGGCTGACGCGCATCGGGCTCTTCGTCTACGATCACCTCGGCGGGCGAAAGATCCTGCCGGCGACGAGCACGCTCGACCTCTCGAACCACGCGGCGGGAAAGCCGTTGAAGCCGAAATTCTCGAAGGCGTTCGAATACTCCGATTGCTGGGTGGAGGACTCCCGCCTCGTCGCGCTCAACGCCCGCGACGCGGCGGCGCGCGGCGCGAAGATCCTGCCCCGCACGCGCTGCGAGACGGCGGCGCGCGCCGGCGGTCTCTGGCAGGCAGAACTTGTCGATACGGAAACCGGCGAGTCGCGGCAGGTGCGCGCGCGCGCGCTCGTGAACGCCGGCGGCCCCTGGGTTGGCGACGTGTTGAACGGCCGGCTTCATCAGAACAGCCGCGAGGGCGTGCGGCTGGTCCGGGGCTCGCATATCGTCACCCGCAGACTTTTCGATCACGATCAACCCTATTTTCTGCAACAGCCGGACGGGCGAATCATCTTCGCCATTCCCTACGAGACCGATTTCACCCTGATCGGCACCACCGACAAGGATCACGAGGGCCCGCCCGGCGCGCCGATCTGCACCGACGAGGAGCGCGACTATCTTCTCGCCGCCGCCTCGCACTACTTCGCGAAAGAGGTGACGGCGGCGGATATCGTCTGGTCCTATTCCGGGGTTCGCCCACTCTATGACGACCACGCCTCCTCCGCCACCGCCGCCACGCGGGACTATGTGCTGAGCCTCGGCGACGAGGCCGGCGCCGCGCCCTTGCTGAACGTATTTGGCGGCAAGATCACCACTTACAGGAGGCTCTCCGAGGAGGCGGTCGACAAGCTCTCGGATTACTTCCCGGGAACGCCGAAGGGCTGGACCGGCGGCGTTCCCCTTCCCGGCGGCGACTTCCCGTATGACGGCGCGGCGGCGCTGACGGCGCGGCTCATGGGCGCCTTTCGGTTTCTGGACGAAACCTGGGCGCGCCGCCTCGTCAGGGCCTACGGGACCGACGCCGAGAAGATGCTGGACGGGGCCGCCTCTGCGGCCGAACTCGGCCGCGACTTCGGCGCCACGCTGACCGAGCGGGAGGTCCGCTGGCTGATCGCGCATGAATGGGCGAGATCCGCCGAGGACGTCATCTGGCGGCGCTCCAAGCTCGGGCTCCGGCTCGACGAAGCGCAGAAAGCCGCGTTCTCCGCGTGGATGACGGAGGAGGCCCGGAAGGCTGTCGACGCCTGA
- a CDS encoding ABC transporter ATP-binding protein, producing the protein MTLELKNITKRLGAETHIHPTSLTLEPGGFNVLLGATRAGKTSLIKLMAGLDRPTTGAILMNGIDVTGASPQKRNISLVHQFFVNYPHMTVFENIASPLRVAGVPKSEIAGRVEAAADVLRLRPMLQRRPDELSGGQQQRCALARAIVKESDLVLLDEPLANLDYKLREELRDQLPGLFAGRGAVVVYATSEPAEALMLGGRTATMFEGRVTQFGDTASVYRAPGDMATAEVFSDPPMNFAPVEKAGDAIRLGPVAWPAAGAASALADGRYMLGVRPHFVTPAGGGGVTLDGVVRVTELSGSESVAHFGVGDAVWVSQVAGVHPFKVGATHQFRFDPAACFYFGADGRRAV; encoded by the coding sequence TTGACGCTTGAGCTGAAGAACATCACGAAAAGGCTTGGCGCGGAGACGCATATCCACCCCACTTCGCTGACGCTGGAGCCGGGCGGCTTCAATGTTCTTCTTGGCGCGACGCGCGCCGGCAAGACTTCTCTCATCAAGCTGATGGCCGGGCTCGACCGGCCCACCACGGGCGCGATCCTGATGAACGGGATCGACGTGACCGGGGCGTCGCCGCAAAAGCGCAATATCAGCCTCGTCCACCAGTTCTTCGTTAACTATCCGCACATGACGGTCTTCGAGAACATCGCCTCGCCCCTGCGCGTCGCCGGCGTTCCGAAATCCGAGATCGCCGGGCGGGTGGAGGCGGCGGCGGATGTGTTGCGGCTTCGCCCGATGCTGCAGCGCCGCCCGGACGAGCTTTCCGGCGGCCAGCAGCAGCGCTGCGCGCTCGCGCGGGCGATCGTGAAGGAGAGCGATCTCGTCCTTCTCGACGAGCCGCTGGCCAATCTGGATTACAAGCTCCGCGAGGAACTGCGCGACCAGTTGCCGGGCCTTTTCGCCGGGCGCGGCGCCGTCGTCGTCTACGCGACCTCGGAGCCGGCGGAGGCGCTGATGCTCGGCGGGCGCACCGCGACGATGTTCGAGGGGCGGGTGACGCAGTTTGGCGACACCGCTTCGGTTTACCGGGCGCCGGGAGATATGGCGACGGCGGAGGTCTTTTCCGACCCGCCGATGAATTTCGCGCCGGTCGAGAAAGCCGGCGATGCAATCCGCCTCGGCCCGGTCGCATGGCCGGCGGCCGGCGCCGCGTCCGCGCTCGCAGACGGCCGCTACATGCTCGGCGTCAGGCCGCATTTCGTCACGCCGGCCGGGGGCGGCGGCGTGACGCTCGACGGCGTGGTCAGGGTGACGGAGCTTTCCGGTTCCGAGAGCGTGGCGCATTTCGGTGTCGGGGACGCGGTCTGGGTCAGCCAGGTCGCGGGGGTCCACCCGTTCAAGGTCGGCGCCACGCATCAGTTTCGTTTCGACCCGGCGGCGTGTTTCTATTTCGGTGCCGACGGCCGGCGCGCGGTCTGA
- a CDS encoding autotransporter assembly complex protein TamA, with protein sequence MIRPGATLRLIPLIGLVLAACSDDPIVAEVEFERPETAVEYDVELNGVENENAAELIGKALELYRQQEKGAQSVAFLRRRAEGDIPTVLKIMRSYGYFEAQTEVKVFAPEDRPAPEVEETAAAAPAAASRPDADEDEAAPPRALVRLNVDANSQYLLAAHRFLLVETGAGAAPVHPDARTLGSPVGEAARAAGILAAEDKAVDRLRAGGRPYATLIGRDAVADPERDELEVETTIATGGPYGFGQVSYEGLETVNAAYLDTYIPFQEGDPADPAKLTEFQRALLDTGLFDAGSASLPDEPPAGELAPVLVTLEEAKPQTVSAGALYSTDAGPAVTGGYQHRNLFGSNETLTLDALLGLEEQSLEARLREPQWRRPGQDLVFGLELRHIDDDAYEEYGGTFTGGLERELSEQLTVGAGGLVELSQITDDDGTEVSKLAGVPMFADYDGANDKLDPSKGVRARLAVTPFAGYVGDDPASFMVVDGTASTYFDLTGERKYILAARGRLGSVIAGDLDTVAANHRLYSGGGGSVRGYKERFIGPLDSDGDPTGGLSVAELGVELRARVAEAIGVVGFVDSGTVSTELFPAFDEGVQVAVGGGVRYFSPVGPLRLDVGFPVNPRKEDDFFQFYISIGQAF encoded by the coding sequence ATGATCCGTCCCGGCGCAACCCTACGCCTGATCCCCCTTATCGGCCTTGTGCTCGCGGCGTGTTCTGACGATCCCATCGTCGCCGAAGTCGAGTTCGAGCGCCCGGAAACGGCGGTCGAATACGACGTCGAACTGAACGGCGTGGAGAACGAAAACGCCGCCGAGCTGATCGGCAAGGCGCTGGAGCTCTATCGCCAGCAGGAAAAGGGCGCGCAAAGCGTCGCCTTCCTTCGCCGCCGGGCCGAAGGCGACATCCCGACGGTGCTGAAGATCATGCGCTCCTACGGGTATTTCGAGGCGCAGACCGAGGTGAAGGTTTTCGCGCCGGAGGATCGCCCGGCGCCGGAAGTCGAAGAGACGGCCGCCGCCGCGCCGGCGGCGGCGAGCCGACCGGACGCGGATGAAGACGAAGCCGCACCGCCCCGCGCGCTGGTGCGGCTCAATGTCGACGCCAACAGTCAATACCTGCTCGCGGCGCATCGTTTTCTGCTTGTCGAAACCGGCGCCGGCGCCGCGCCCGTCCATCCCGACGCGAGGACGCTCGGCTCTCCGGTCGGCGAGGCGGCGCGCGCGGCCGGGATTCTCGCGGCCGAGGACAAGGCGGTCGACCGGCTTCGCGCCGGCGGCCGGCCCTACGCCACGCTGATCGGACGCGACGCCGTCGCGGACCCGGAACGCGACGAGCTCGAGGTCGAGACCACCATCGCGACCGGCGGGCCCTACGGGTTCGGGCAGGTCAGTTATGAAGGGCTGGAGACCGTCAACGCCGCGTATCTCGACACCTACATTCCCTTCCAGGAAGGCGACCCGGCCGATCCCGCCAAACTCACTGAATTCCAGCGCGCGCTTCTCGACACCGGGCTATTCGACGCCGGCTCCGCCAGCCTGCCCGATGAGCCGCCGGCGGGCGAACTTGCGCCGGTTCTGGTGACGCTCGAAGAGGCGAAACCGCAGACCGTCTCCGCCGGCGCGCTCTATTCGACGGACGCCGGCCCGGCGGTGACCGGCGGCTACCAGCACCGCAATCTCTTCGGTTCGAACGAAACGCTGACGCTGGACGCGCTTCTCGGTCTCGAGGAACAGTCGCTGGAGGCCCGCCTCCGCGAGCCGCAATGGCGCCGGCCCGGTCAGGACCTCGTCTTCGGGCTGGAGCTTCGTCACATCGACGATGACGCGTATGAAGAATATGGCGGCACGTTCACCGGCGGCCTCGAACGCGAACTGAGCGAGCAGCTGACCGTCGGCGCGGGCGGCCTGGTCGAATTGAGCCAGATCACGGATGACGACGGGACGGAGGTCTCCAAGCTCGCCGGCGTGCCGATGTTCGCGGATTATGACGGCGCGAATGACAAGCTCGACCCCTCGAAGGGCGTGCGCGCCCGGCTCGCCGTCACGCCCTTCGCCGGTTATGTCGGCGACGATCCCGCGAGCTTCATGGTCGTGGACGGAACCGCCTCCACCTATTTCGACCTGACGGGCGAAAGGAAGTACATCCTCGCGGCGCGCGGGCGGCTCGGCTCCGTCATCGCGGGCGACCTCGACACCGTCGCCGCCAATCATCGGCTCTATTCGGGCGGCGGCGGCTCGGTCCGGGGCTACAAGGAGCGGTTCATCGGCCCGCTCGACTCGGACGGCGATCCGACCGGCGGGCTTTCCGTCGCCGAACTGGGCGTCGAATTGCGCGCCCGGGTCGCCGAGGCGATCGGCGTCGTCGGCTTCGTAGATTCGGGAACGGTCTCGACAGAGCTGTTCCCCGCATTCGACGAAGGCGTGCAGGTGGCGGTCGGGGGCGGCGTGCGCTACTTTTCACCGGTCGGGCCCTTGAGGCTTGATGTCGGCTTCCCGGTGAACCCGCGCAAGGAGGACGATTTCTTCCAGTTCTACATCTCCATCGGGCAGGCGTTCTGA